The Saprospiraceae bacterium genome includes a window with the following:
- a CDS encoding transposase, translated as MDIKEFHTCIGKIYLFDISDHFNSEIKGWYVNTTSNANDAMQALRNAVRAEFGNVAKDVCKGTNLKLRVDHGTQFDSKAFEDELNFLSILKSSAFVRSPQSNGVIERFHRTLKEQLTLINTFKNIDEIHQNIHTFVAKYNQKWLLHRLKLQSPLKYKEGNPSGNTEPEGVRH; from the coding sequence ATGGACATCAAAGAATTTCATACTTGTATAGGAAAAATTTACTTATTTGATATCTCGGATCATTTCAATAGCGAAATTAAAGGATGGTACGTAAACACAACATCCAATGCAAATGATGCGATGCAAGCTCTCAGAAACGCTGTAAGAGCCGAGTTTGGCAATGTGGCCAAAGATGTGTGTAAAGGTACAAATCTAAAGCTCAGAGTGGATCATGGCACTCAATTTGATTCCAAAGCTTTTGAAGATGAATTGAATTTTTTAAGCATTTTAAAAAGTTCTGCCTTTGTAAGAAGCCCACAAAGCAACGGGGTTATTGAAAGATTCCACAGAACGCTCAAAGAACAATTAACCTTAATCAATACATTTAAAAATATAGACGAAATACATCAAAATATTCATACATTTGTTGCCAAATATAACCAGAAGTGGCTATTGCATAGATTGAAACTTCAATCTCCACTGAAATATAAAGAGGGGAATCCATCGGGTAATACTGAACCAGAGGGAGTCCGTCATTGA
- a CDS encoding gluconate 2-dehydrogenase subunit 3 family protein, with protein MDRRTIIKHISLMTGAAFVGGELFVKTGCKADKTNPASSILTAQQVSLLDEIGETILPQTDTPGAKAVGIGLFMNKMITNCYTKEQQSVFLSGVETLKTDFQKKYAATFEKGSPDQREEFLNSINAEMVKYNKDKKQENAEHYFTMIKQLTILGYFTSEAGATKELRYEAVPGRYDGSYPYKKGDKAWAT; from the coding sequence ATGGACAGAAGAACGATTATCAAGCATATATCCCTCATGACAGGTGCTGCATTTGTCGGCGGAGAATTATTTGTAAAGACCGGGTGCAAAGCAGATAAAACTAATCCGGCATCATCAATACTTACCGCTCAGCAAGTATCGCTGCTAGATGAAATAGGAGAAACTATCCTGCCACAAACCGACACTCCCGGTGCAAAGGCGGTAGGTATAGGTCTTTTTATGAATAAAATGATTACAAATTGCTATACGAAAGAGCAACAAAGCGTATTTTTATCTGGAGTGGAAACCTTAAAGACTGATTTTCAAAAGAAATACGCTGCAACTTTTGAAAAGGGTAGTCCTGATCAAAGAGAAGAATTTCTCAATTCTATCAATGCAGAAATGGTAAAATACAATAAAGATAAAAAGCAAGAAAACGCTGAGCACTATTTTACAATGATAAAACAATTGACAATTCTTGGGTACTTTACTTCGGAAGCCGGAGCAACAAAAGAGTTGCGGTATGAAGCAGTGCCGGGTAGATATGATGGATCATACCCATACAAAAAAGGGGATAAAGCATGGGCAACCTGA